The nucleotide sequence CGGCTATCACATGAGCTCTGCCTATTCCTCACCTGCTTGCTCAACCACTCAAGGACAGGAGTACTGCCAAGTGAACAGCATGAGTGTAACCCTGGCCAACCCTGTTCCCCTGTCCCAACCTGCTGATCAGGCTAATCTCAGTTCTTCTTGTGTGAACCCACCTGCGAACACTGCTCCCCTGGGCCTGTCCCAAACCTCCTGCAGCAAAGGGGAAATGGATCCAGATGGAATGTCCTGCCCTCCAGCCTTGCCTCAGGCTCAAACTCAGTCTCTTGCAAATGACAGTCAGCCATTTTTGCCTGGCTCTCAAGATACACAGACTAAAGCCATGGAACCTCCTACCCTCTCTTTATCATCCTCATCCTCTGTACCTTGCACTTTGCCCAGCTACCCAGATGCTCCCATATTCCCTGGTCCCATGCCTACGCCCCCTGTGCCACCCGTGTATAACTGGCCACCCTCAACAGGGCCACAGAACAGCTATGTACCAGGGGTAAGCCCGGCACCGTTCGGGAATAATGAAGGTGCAGCTTCAAGTGAAGGATTATGCTTAGGGACTGGTGAAGGATTGACTGTTAACAATAAGGATGATGGAAGCACATCTTGCACGGCGCCTTCCTCCTTGCAGTTTGAGGTCGGAGGGGTTGAGAAGTGCAGCACATCGGGTAGTGTAATGCCCAGGATTCAGGGCAATAGGACATCAGTAAACTCTTGCACAGAGAGCCACAGAGGTGGCATGATGCCTCCCCGTGGCATGAGTGGTGGGGGCATGCCTTGCAACCCCAGAGGGCTCTTACCCCGTCCTGGGGTAACCATGCGACCTGCATGCAGAGGTGGGCCACATGGGCCGATCTCACACAGTGGGAACCGCATGTTCGGCCCCCGAGGGCCCATTCCAGGGCTTATGGACATAAGGCGTGGAGGCTTCAGAGGAAGAGGAGCACCCCCCATGCCCATGAGGTCCAGACCAGGCAGAGGGTCAATGTGGGGAGGAACACACTGTAACCGGGGCTATGGACCTCCAAAAGATTACTACTCAGACTACACTTACTAAAATGTTGGGAGCAGTCAGTAACTATAGACTACTGCCATACAGAATGTATATATTCAACATgaagagcacatttaaaactaagaaaaaagaaaatgaattggTTTTGTACCATTTGATCAACAAATCAGACGGTGACAAGGTTCATGTCACTCAATAATGCTCTTCTTTAATAAGTTGTTTGGAACCTTGTTCAAACCACTATATTTATATCGCCAAGAAATGTAATTGcctttcaatgttttttttgtgttctaaTTTTCAAAATGGTTTGTGAACAAGGGGCAAAACgcagacaatatttttttaaaaagaaaaaagtgaatcACTCTTCATTTTagctgcttttgtttttttgttgtttttttttttttacattcttggTTGTACAAATGTTCTATTAAACAAGGTTGTATAAACATATTGTGTTGAGTATATTACACTcagattcttttatttatactcaTGTTTAATGCTTTTCAAAGAATCAttaattttcagttttttgaACCTCACACTTTTGCTCTCTGGCCAACAGAGGGCAGCTTTTCCTCAGCTTGGACAGTGGCAGCATTGGAGTCAAGTTTCGCCCTGcaaaaatgctttttgttttcattattttctttttaatcatgACCTTTTGTAGGTTTGGAATACAAGATCTGTTTCATAAATGTCTCTTAAGCATGGGGAcagtttgtgtctttattttacTAATATATTGCCTTTTTCATGTGTTCAACTAAATCTGTGGATTTCTGGTCGAAAATAATCAATCGGtactaatttctttaaaaaaaaaaaaaaagagagtgttGATGTTTGTGCTGGAGTGAAAGCGGATCACAGTAgcattacacattttatttgtcgTACTTGAGAGTCCATCTGGGaatgtcacatttttattttgcaatggAGACAGAAATTGGCAAACGGTATAATGGGTACGCCATTCAGAGGGTTGATAAACACGAAATATAACCTGATCTAATGTCAAAACACAGCATTAAATCTCTTGCTTCTATAAAGATGCCGCTATTATATGATCACTAAAGGGCTATTACCCCTATAGCCCTTTTCAAAACAAGGCGTAAGCCCAGAGATCCCCATTTGCTTCTATACCAGCCTATACTCTTCTGGGAAGCTTTCCACCTGATTTGTGGTGTGGGATTTGTGCTCATAGCCATAAGAGCATTGCTGAGGTCAGGTACAAATATTGGACAAAGAGGCCTGGTGTGTAGTTTGCATACCTATCCATCCCAAAAATGTTTAGTGTAGTTGAGGGCAAGGCTCTGTCATGTCAACCTTCTTCAACCTTCTTTTAAAACCCACTTTAAAAATCATGCATTTATGAATCTTGCTTTATGCACAGGGGCATTTTGGGCTTGAACATCTATGGGGTCCCTTGGTTCTGATAAGAGGAATTTTTAATAATTCAGCATTAATAGATACAGTAGACATTtgtgtgcttccaactttgtggcaaagGTTTGGGGAAGGCCCACAAGTGTGATGCATAGAGTCACCTATATAGTATAAATGTGTGCTTCTATGTCTGTTATAATTGTTCCAACTAGAGGTGACCGGTTACTGGTTATGGTGCAATAGAAATGCATTCACCTGCTAATCCTCAGATTTTGAATTTGACATCCTGTTACAGCTCCCTCAGGGCGGAACGGTGCACTCTTGCATCAATTGTTGTGACACCAGTCGATCATTTGTGTCGCCATTTTGTTTTGTCCCCCTAACTAAACGTGTACGacaatttaaaaagtttgtttCTTAGAGTAAGCATGAGATAGCATTCATCCTCCTTGTTGCATTATTATAGATTAATATAGATTATATAGCATTATTATATAGATTGTGTTTCTACAAAAAAAGCACTGACCAGTAACCTGGGGTAAGTTTATACTTATAATAAAACTTCTAATTGAGTTACAAAAATGTTTGGGTCTGCTATCAATTAGCTTAAATATCTGAATTGTGCAAAATCTTTATCTGACTTATAAAGAAATCTGAACTTGTATACAGGCAAGAAAATGGCAACTGGTCTAACTCTCGCTTCAATCAGACAGCCCCctctgaaaaaaaattgtaacagCAAGGGTATGGGGGATGTTTGTGTTTGAGCTGAAAAGGACACATGGGATGATGGACCAAAATCTATGACACAAGTTTCACCTAGGTgccaaaaacttaaaaagtctTAATGCATCCCTTCCTTGTACCCTAAGAAATGGTGAGACCATTCGAGCAGTACTGGAAGGGAGCATGGTGAAGTGTGGAGTGTTGTTTTTGGGGAAGGTGCTTCGAGGTAAGTGCAAGCTGgtccatttttggctttgtaggaaAGCACAAGTATTGTAAATCTGATGCAGACAGTTACAGCAAGCCAGTGGAGAAATTCTGGCAATGGAATGGTGTGGGAGAACTAAAGAAGGTTGAAAGGAAGTCATACATCTGTATTCTGGCTCAGTTGCAAAGATAGAATGGCACTAGAAGGCAGATCTGCCAAGAGCAAGTTACAGTGGTCtagtttttaaatgacaagGGCCTGAACTAGGACCTTAGTTGCATGAAGTGGAGGAGGTCTTGTGAGATTGTCTGAAGCATTGTAGAAGGAGTTGGATCCATTGGGAAGGTAGTGGGATTATACAAAGAAAATGTGtctgcgaaaaaaaaaagattttcagtCTTTTCAGTAGTCTCTTTAGAACAGGGCAGGAGGACCCAACAggtagtaaagtaaaaaaaatacagaggtTGTACCCTAAGAAATGGTGGGACCATTCGAGCAGTACTGAAAGGGAGCATTATGAAGTGTGGAGTATGGTTTTTGGGGAAGGTGCTTTGAGGTAAGTGTAAGCTGGTatatttttggctttgtaggaaAGCATAAGAGGTTGTGCCAGGCAGGACAGTTGGCAGAAGGGGGACTCCCAGGTATCTATATTTATTGAGAAACATTTAGGCTTCTCAATTTTATTATACCATCTGATGCAAAGGTGGTTATGGAGACATCAGAGGTAGTAATGGTTTAATCATGCTTCATATCTCCTGTAGTCCAAAACGTGGATGCATGCAACAGGGTGGCGATGAGAACTGCATCGGTGACCCTTCAGTTTGGTGACTAGGCTAATGCTGCTTAAAAAAGTGCCTTGCCTTAAATGCCTTGAAAAGTCTTTTGGTGTCAGTGTAGATGATAGATAAAGTTCTCTACAAACTGCAGTTTCAACCCTTTCACTGTTATACAGGTTTCATGGTATGGGGTGCCAGGGGCAGCTTGGGCCAACACTGAAGTATTCCTTATACTATCAGTAAACAATTGTCACAGGCTGAAGTGAATTTGACCTTGCATTTTGTGCTTTAGACGGACAGTAATGGTGCAGTCATCAGCGAAGCGAAAACTGTGATGACTGTCTCCTTCACCTTCTTAACTGCTTGCGGTTGCCTGGAGCTAAAGAGCTCGCCATGGTGACCTTACATGGATACCAGGGTTTGTGTTTCTAAAGGCGTCAATCAGCATTGTTGTGAACATTATGCTGGAAATTGTTGGGGCAATTCGTGCCATTGGTTACTGGGAAGGCTCCAGATACTTTGCCATTGTCAAGTACATAGTCCATGATTCCATCATGGAATAAGCGGACTATGGCAGTGGACTTCTTTTGGCAGCCAAACATTTCCATTCTTTACCATAGTTCATCATGACTGACAAAATCAAAACTTATTGTGAGGTTGACACTGATTGTATTCATTAATCTTGATGTTGTTCTATGTACTTCTCTTGGAACTGCTGTGAGACTAAGATTATGTGGTTCCTTGACCAGCATGAAAGCTGCACTAGCTCTCTGGGAGATAGCTTTGTTCCAGGTGCCTCATCAGTTGGTTTGGCAAATTATGGGAAACAATCCTTCCGCCTATAGACAAGAAAGAAATTCAATTTCATTCTTGAATAGAGCAGTTGAGAGTTGCTATGTCGATTGTAGTGAACGAGCGCTCTGCCCTCAAAAGCAATCATTCATTTGGGTCTGTCACCTTTACTGTTGTCAAGCAGATTTTGCTAAATGTTGCTAAAGTTAACATAATCACTTTTCTACTTCTTGAGTTTTGACCACAAAGTTGAGGCAAGCTGAGTTTAGGGAATCTCTATCTTATGCTTAGCTTCATCCCTAGACTATGAGGGCAAACAGAATTATTCTACAGTAGAAAGTGCTAGGAAGAGACAAAAAAGCTAGAGCAGACAGACTCCTTAATTGTTCATGATGGAACATCATTCatttatgcaaaattttaagttaACTTTAAGctaatttaactttaaatgtagCATCACAAGCAGAACatagtacatttttaaatgtaatgttttatttgtatcaTACAGGGTAACAATAGACCGTTTTGAAAGATCTCTGCAATCGCACAgtgtaaaacagttttttttctactaCTGAACCACAACATTGCATGCTACAACTTATCTCTTATGTTTGCATGATATACATATGAGTGGGTGCCCAGCTCAACTTTTCTCCATTTTCATTTTGTCACATGTGGGGGGAAAGGATAGAGGTTAAGGCAAAAAGGGATGAAAAATTGCCAAACACCAGATTTATCCTGGGGGTAATCTGGTAAATCCCAACCTGTTCAGGTCCCTGCTCAGCAAATCTCATCATCTCTGCAACACatgaactctgtgtgtgtgtgtgtgtgtgtgtgtgtgtttggaagaAGGTGTCTATGAGAAAAACCATTTATGTAACTAAGTACAGCTTTGTCTCTGTAGAGTTGCCAAATGTAAGCTTTGAAGTAATTGGTTCCATGGCGACTTTTCTACATAAATCTCACAAGATAAGCCAGCAGCAAAAATCCGATTGATGACTGTCCTAAACATAACTCAGTAAGTAAAACCCAAAAATTCTAACATTAAAGCCACTCAAAAATGTTGTCAGGAAGCATAACTTAAGCTAGGAAACTGTCCAAAGAGGAATAGGTGAAACATGAATAATCTGCCTCATTGAATCTAAATGGCTTTACCTTTATTAACGGTACCTTAATGCAGCTAACCTTAATAACTGTCCAAAAAACTTGaccataaaaaaactaaaaaagaaaataaaaaaagaggaacattatataaagaatttaaaagatttatatgTGTGGGCTTctctttcagtttgtttttcatGCGTTTTGTCACTGTGGTGTAGGAGGAACAGAAATATTTTAATCTCGTGCTATAGCATATTCACATTATAAAACGGCAGCTGGCTATAGTTTTGCACATGATCAGCTTGTGCATCTGCTAATCTTTCACATCCAGTTTATGGGGggaaaatccttttttaaagATCCCCAAGGTCTTAAATGTCATATGAATAGGTTAAATCATCTGACAATTGAGGTAGGATGAAGGAAAAAGGTTACTAGAGTAATTTGAATGCgaatttgaaaaaataattttaccctAACATTCTTATTGAATTTACCATTAAATGACAAGATATAAGCATGAGCAACTTCATCCCACGCCAGGCCCCAATTTAACTGCAGTGCTAGAGGCAAGGGCCCATGCTGGTGCGATCCTATACAATTTTCAAAGCATGCAATTGAGAGGATTATCCCTGGTGGTATAAATTCACTCCTACACTGCCACTCAAagattatttcattaaaaccTTCATCAATATATCTCCCACTGCTTCACACAGTTTGACACTTTCATAGCAAGATGGATGTTTGTAATGAAAATTCATAccaggaaaggtgttttggaGCTAGAGAAGCAGTACAAAGTAATAATATCTAATTTGTCCTTTTTCACATTCAtagacataataataaaaaaaattagagctGATTCATCAAGGTGAACTGTTTTTGTAAATACAGCCTAAAAACTGAAACCATTTTTTTCATCATGATTTGCATACCTAAGATTAATCGGACATTTtccaaaatatactgtacgcaAAACCTGCAAAATTCCTGTGCCTGTACAGTAGCTGTGTCCTACACCGGATCCCCAAATTCTTTTAGTCAGGTTTAAAATCTGCTGTAAGGTTCCCATTTGTTTCCTCCACAAGTGGCTCAAGGAAGACCAAATGCTTGTCAGGGTCAGACTTATCTATTAGATTGAGGCTCACAGCTGGTGAAACCTTAAACATGAATGACAGAGACTGGAGGTCCTCGCCAAAGCTAAGGGTTGTTGGTGAGGTTGGTGGGGCTTTGCACCAGCCACAGCGACAAGGGGTTAAATAAAGATACCCGAgtatgagaaagagagtgatGGCGCAGCTCAGCAGAGTGGTGTATCCTGTGCTGAAAGGTTCAGTTTGCAAAAGGTGAAAATCTACAGTTAGGTTCACCTCACGGGTTTCGTTATTCATCCTGACTGTGTCCACAGCAAGGCAGCGGTAGATTCCTGAGTCCCTTGACTGGACGGATAAGATCTCCAGACTGCCATCTTTGTTTAGCCGCAGGGTAccatttttaatcaaataagTCATGTTTTCTTGATGAGGTATAATCCAAGAGTAAGAGAGAACCACATTACTGAGTGTGCCAGTACAATCTAGTCTGACCTGTTCCCCCTCGTAGACTATCATGTCAGCCTTGGGGGAGATCAATGAAATCATCTTCTCAATAGTACAGTTATCAAAGAAGTGAGGGCTGTAGAGGAATTTGATGGAGATAAGTGGTTCCCCTAACATCCGGCATGAATATTCGTCCTTAAAATGTCTGATAGCTTCATAACCCTCCTTCTCCCAATGCCAAAACATGCGATATGTTGAACAATCACATATTAAGCTGTTATTATAAATGAACAAGCCTCTCTGTACAGTCACAGGCAACAGAACAATATCATCCAGAGGCAATTGTGAAATACGGTTAGAAGAGAGATCCAGAGTGACCAGCTTAGGATGGCTGTGCTTGCGGAACAAGAAAAAGGGAAAGTCAGTAATCTGATTGAGGCTTAGGTAAAGCTTCTTTAGGTTGCTCAGTCCCATGAGAGCATTGCTCTCCACGTGGGTGATGCGGTTGTTATAGAGTAGTAGTTCTTCCAATCCCAGCAGGTCTTgaaaagggtgttttcccaatATCTGCAGTCTGTTGGACGAGAGATCAAGGTGGAGTACCGTACTGGTGTTGTGAAAGGCTGTAGGGCTGAGCAGAGAGATTTGGTTATGCGAGATGCACAAAACCTTCAGCCCGGTAAGTCCATGCAAGGTTCCTGGTGCCAGCCATGTGAGCCGATTATGACTGAGGTCCAGGATGGAAGTGATGGAAGGTAATACAGAGGGAAATTTCTCCATACCCACAGATCCACAGTTTACAATGTCCGAGGTGCACAGGCATCCTGGGGGACAGTTAGCATCTGACAAGTGGAACCAGATAGCAGTCAGAGCTAACAAAGTTGTTGAGGCCATTCTTCTTCCACAGACcaataaaagaataaagaactTAGCATCTTAGATGGACAGATGTTTTATTGTTATCCATGTCTGTCGCAGATTGCTGTATTTTCAAAGAGCAATCCAAGTACAGTATGCACAGTACAAAATACAATATCCACTAgaatacttatataatatacttAGCAGTACTCACAAAATACAGCCAAACTGAGGTTTAAAAAGTCTCGTTTTGGTTGCTTcgtttattatttgttgttaaaaaatcaAAGTGGTCCTCTTTATCTTCTGTTCCATATGCGACACATATCCatcttctaaataaaaacccaaagCAGTAAAACATGTACTAATCTCTAAACtcagctttttttccctcctgctGAATCCaagtaatctctctctctcgctctctctctctctctcactctctgcaTTTGCTTTTAATCACTTCcggcattgttttttttttttttaatccgttTCACTTAGAATTTACATACTCACTCTACTTCCATCTCTACCTCTTAAGAACACTTCCTGAGGTTTAATATGTACATcactataatgtatatatatatatatatatatatatatatatatatatatatacacacacacatcaactcCTAcccatttttgtgtgtgtgttggtcatGCTAGCCTGAGGTTCTTTATTACTGTCACAGTGCATCAGTCTTACATTGATTGCACTTTACTATGAGCCACTGGCACAGCTGCtcctaatgttattttaaagccttttttttaattgcactgATGTGTGACTAATGGTTTATTCTGAAAATGCATGGCATGTGC is from Clarias gariepinus isolate MV-2021 ecotype Netherlands chromosome 22, CGAR_prim_01v2, whole genome shotgun sequence and encodes:
- the LOC128510794 gene encoding amphoterin-induced protein 3, giving the protein MASTTLLALTAIWFHLSDANCPPGCLCTSDIVNCGSVGMEKFPSVLPSITSILDLSHNRLTWLAPGTLHGLTGLKVLCISHNQISLLSPTAFHNTSTVLHLDLSSNRLQILGKHPFQDLLGLEELLLYNNRITHVESNALMGLSNLKKLYLSLNQITDFPFFLFRKHSHPKLVTLDLSSNRISQLPLDDIVLLPVTVQRGLFIYNNSLICDCSTYRMFWHWEKEGYEAIRHFKDEYSCRMLGEPLISIKFLYSPHFFDNCTIEKMISLISPKADMIVYEGEQVRLDCTGTLSNVVLSYSWIIPHQENMTYLIKNGTLRLNKDGSLEILSVQSRDSGIYRCLAVDTVRMNNETREVNLTVDFHLLQTEPFSTGYTTLLSCAITLFLILGYLYLTPCRCGWCKAPPTSPTTLSFGEDLQSLSFMFKVSPAVSLNLIDKSDPDKHLVFLEPLVEETNGNLTADFKPD